The Anopheles coluzzii chromosome 2, AcolN3, whole genome shotgun sequence genome window below encodes:
- the LOC120952698 gene encoding gastrula zinc finger protein XlCGF26.1 isoform X7 — translation MIDDDHRRQLEIDNRNIECSYMDIDTLYLQLLLLLKQGISKGMMPNFYDGSRPTMVPTGSNLPVLLGNTVNQGDPNSKKLAHFDLEATLQTIDNEVLDGEEGSCPICNKTFSRKTSLLNHIRNHSAEKKYVCEFCQKGFTQQANLRNHVRIHTNERPYVCVDCGKAFTQITNLNNHRRLHTGERPYVCIESNCGRSFAQVTNLNNHMKTHHKTTLYVCNQCPRKFSQVTQLNLHLITNHSSTRGFFCPQCPDKSFKQQSHLQQHMKIHGTNFGYSCTKCEEKFIQESHLLLHMKQHGDYACTMCSMTFNDEVLLKKHVQRHVDGRYLTCPVISCSEGFTMKNHLTKHMQMHHPAVDLKKLGALPDGNKAPKHFCHYHNCNDSFDTADGLSNHLRMAHGLPIALPLSLPVDDKKLIQHGLHGLNGGIETPPPPSVPPHLLHSQLHPAASVMNASFQSYQNQINQANQQLANGNGNGDGKLKVLSVSWYPICSI, via the exons GACAACAGGAACATTGAATGCTCTTATATGGACATTGACACTCTATATCTGCAACTCCTTCTTTTGCTGAAGCAAG GAATCTCCAAAGGGATGATGCCCAACTTCTACGATGGCTCCCGTCCCACGATGGTACCCACCGGCTCCAAcctgccggtgctgctggGCAATACC GTCAATCAAGGGGATCCAAACTCGAAGAAGCTG GCACACTTCGATCTCGAGGCAACTCTGCAGACCATCGAT AACGAAGTGCTCGATGGTGAGGAAGGAAGCTGCCCAATCTGCAACAAGACTTTCAGCCGGAAAACCTCCCTGCTCAATCACATCCGGAATCACTCGGCGGAGAAGAAATATGTGTGCGAGTTTTGCCAAAAAG GTTTCACCCAGCAAGCTAATCTGCGCAACCACGTTCGCATTCACACCAACGAACGACCATACGTGTGCGTCGACTGTGGAAAAGCCTTTACTCAG ATTACCAATCTGAACAATCATCGACGATTGCATACGGGCGAAAGACCGTACGTTTGTATAGAATCAAACTGTGGCCGCTCATTTGCTCAG GTCACAAACTTAAACAACCATATGAAAACGCACCACAAAACCACCCTGTACGTATGCAACCAGTGTCCGCGCAAGTTTAGCCAAGTTACTCAATTGAACCTTCATTTAATTACCAACCACAGTTCGACTAGAGGGTTTTTCTGTCCGCAGTGCCCCGATAAGTCGTTCAAGCAGCAGTCGCATCTGCAGCAGCACATGAAAATTCACGGGACCAATTTCGGCTACTCGTGCACCAAGTGTGAGGAAAAGTTTATACAAGAGTCgcacctgctgctgcacatGAAGCAGCACGGCGATTACGCCTGCACCATGTGCTCGATGACATTTAACGACGAGGTGCTGTTGAAGAAGCACGTGCAGAGGCACGTCGACGGGAG ATACCTAACCTGCCCGGTGATTAGCTGCAGCGAAGGTTTCACCATGAAGAACCACCTCACGAAGCACATGCAGATGCACCATCCCGCCGTCGATCTCAAGAAGCTGGGCGCTCTGCCCGACGGAAACAAGGCGCCGAAGCACTTCTGCCACTATCACAACTGCAACGATTCGTTCGACACGGCGGACGGGTTGAGCAATCATTTGCGGATGGCGCACGGGTTACCGATCGCCCTCCCACTGTCACTGCCGGTGGACGACAAGAAGCTGATCCAGCACGGGCTGCACGGACTGAACGGGGGGATCGAaacgccaccgccaccgtcgGTGCCACCGCATCTGCTGCACTCGCAGCTGCATCCGGCCGCCTCGGTGATGAATGCCAGCTTCCAGTCATATCAGAACCAGATCAACCAGGCCAACCAGCAGCTGGCGaacggcaacggcaacggGGACGGCAAGCTAAAGGTTCTATCCGTGAGTTG GTATCCGATTTGCTCAATATAA